In Quercus robur chromosome 11, dhQueRobu3.1, whole genome shotgun sequence, the following proteins share a genomic window:
- the LOC126704975 gene encoding uncharacterized protein LOC126704975, which produces MDPLKYFFKMPALSGRLSRWLILLTEFNLKYVARKTIKGSIVSDFCAKNPLEGEDGRDDFPDEDILDIELEAWKMYFDGAMNQYGNGIGVQLITPEGSHIPLAIKLNFETTNNMAEYEACIAGMEALQEFGVKEVEEEHLKPYQQYLEDLTKTFDKIEYTVIPRAQNQFVDALATLASMVEIPEGVWTRPLEIEKSYGMVHKEERIPWYYDIMKFMESRVYPNSTDKRKCHSIRMMAMQYILYGGQLYKRSYDGIYLRCLKKEEAEKVIEEIHQGIYGPHMNGRMLAKKILRIGYYWNTMKINCVDFVKSCHDCQTHANLNHVPPSELYSVISPWPFLV; this is translated from the exons ATGGATCCATTGAAGTACTTCTTTAAGATGCCCGCCTTGAGTGGAAGACTATCAAGATGGTTGATCCTACTAACGGAATTCAATTTGAAGTATGTGGCAAGGAAGACTATCAAAGGGAGTATTGTATCAGATTTTTGTGCCAAGAACCCCTTGGAAGGAGAGGATGGTAGGGACGATTTTCCGGATgaggatattttggacattGAGCTAGAGGCATGGAAGATGTATTTCGATGGAGCCATGAACCAATATGGAAATGGGATAGGAGTACAGTTGATCACTCCCGAAGGATCTCACATACCCTTGGCAATTAAGTTGAACTTTGAGACAACCAATAACATGGCAGAATATGAGGCTTGTATCGCCGGAATGGAAGCTCTCCAAGAATTTGGAGTAAAAGAGGTCGAG GAAGAGCACTTAAAGCCCTATCAGCAATATTTAGAGGATTTGACCAAAACCTTCGACAAGATTGAATATACAGTCATCCCTAGAGCTCAAAATCAGTTTGTAGATGCCTTGGCTACTTTAGCTTCCATGGTTGAAATACCTGAAGGAGTATGGACACGACccttagaaattgaaaaaagttATGGGATGGTACACAAAGAGGAAAGGATTCCTTGGTACTATGACATCATGAAATTCATGGAATCAAGGGTATATCCAAACAGTACCGACAAGAGAAAGTGCCATTCGATTAGGATGATGGCAATGCAATACATCTTATACGGAGGTCAGCTCTACAAGAGATCCTATGATGGTATATATCTTCGTTgtctaaagaaagaagaagccgAGAAGGTCATAGAAGAAATCCATCAAGGGATTTATGGTCCTCACATGAATGGGAGAATGTTAGCCAAGAAGATCTTAAGGATAGGGTACTATTggaacacgatgaagatcaattGTGTAGACTTTGTGAAGAGTTGCCACGATTGCCAAACACATGCGAATTTGAATCACGTGCCACCTAGTGAGCTATACAGCGTGATCTCTCCATGGCCTTTCTTAGTCTAG